The following coding sequences are from one Mycobacterium bourgelatii window:
- a CDS encoding sensor histidine kinase yields MGVLVLAGAVAGTLLLNRTDEVSRALVDDIQPARAAAAQLQVALRDQETGVRGYLISADPQFLSPYYDGQRSERVAAEDIRQRLAHRPDLIADLDAIEAAAADWRDNYAEPVIKQVKPNAPDVVSAETASRGKVEFDQLRTLFDAQSAHLVAARQDAADELTRINNWRNRVLGAMVLVFIATALLLGLLTRRAVTQPLAALAAACRRITEGNFGEKITPPRRPKDIRGIAIDVENMRQRIVDELEVSRRARELLDEQTMELRRSNAELEQFAYVASHDLQEPLRKVASFCQLLERRYGDKLDERGVEYIAFAVDGAKRMQVLINDLLTFSRVGRMNTKWTDVHLDTTLDSAVANLSTAIEESGAQITRPKRLPELMGDPTLLTMLWQNLIGNAVKFRREGVAPHIVVDCRQGTGDRNDQWVLSVSDNGIGIPEDFVEKVFVIFQRLHGRDAYSGTGLGLAMCKKIVEHHGGHVWIDTSYTDGTRFEFTLPVADSIVRSAPDQYATTEGAHQ; encoded by the coding sequence ATGGGCGTGCTGGTGCTCGCCGGAGCGGTGGCCGGTACGTTGTTGCTGAATCGCACCGACGAGGTCTCCCGTGCGTTGGTCGACGACATCCAGCCGGCACGGGCGGCCGCTGCCCAACTACAGGTGGCGCTGCGTGACCAGGAAACCGGGGTGCGCGGCTACCTGATTTCGGCGGATCCGCAGTTCCTCAGTCCCTACTACGACGGTCAACGGTCCGAGCGCGTGGCGGCCGAGGACATTCGGCAGCGACTGGCGCACCGACCCGATCTGATCGCCGATCTGGACGCCATCGAAGCTGCCGCCGCCGATTGGCGAGACAACTATGCCGAGCCGGTGATCAAACAGGTCAAGCCCAACGCGCCCGACGTCGTCAGCGCTGAGACCGCGTCCCGCGGCAAGGTCGAATTCGACCAGCTGCGAACGCTTTTCGATGCGCAAAGTGCGCACTTGGTGGCGGCCCGGCAGGATGCCGCCGATGAACTCACCCGCATCAACAACTGGCGCAACCGGGTGCTGGGCGCAATGGTGCTGGTGTTCATCGCGACGGCATTGCTCTTGGGTCTGTTGACCCGACGGGCGGTGACGCAACCGCTCGCCGCGCTGGCCGCGGCCTGCCGCCGGATCACCGAAGGCAACTTCGGCGAAAAGATCACGCCCCCACGGCGTCCCAAAGACATTCGCGGCATCGCCATCGACGTCGAGAACATGCGGCAGCGGATCGTCGATGAACTCGAGGTATCGCGCCGTGCCCGGGAGTTATTGGATGAACAGACGATGGAATTGCGGCGCTCCAACGCCGAACTCGAGCAATTCGCTTACGTCGCGTCCCACGATCTGCAGGAACCGCTGCGCAAGGTGGCCTCGTTCTGCCAACTGCTGGAGCGGCGCTACGGGGACAAGCTCGATGAGCGTGGCGTCGAGTACATCGCGTTCGCGGTCGACGGGGCCAAACGTATGCAGGTACTCATCAACGACCTGCTGACGTTCTCTCGAGTCGGTCGGATGAACACCAAGTGGACCGACGTTCACCTCGACACCACACTGGACAGTGCCGTCGCCAATCTGTCCACCGCGATCGAGGAGTCCGGCGCCCAGATCACCCGCCCGAAGCGGCTACCGGAGTTGATGGGCGACCCGACGTTGCTGACGATGTTGTGGCAGAACCTGATTGGCAACGCGGTGAAATTCCGGCGCGAAGGTGTTGCGCCGCACATCGTCGTCGACTGTCGGCAAGGCACCGGTGACCGCAACGACCAATGGGTGCTGAGCGTGTCCGACAACGGCATCGGCATTCCGGAGGACTTCGTCGAAAAGGTCTTTGTCATTTTCCAGCGGCTGCACGGTCGCGATGCCTACAGCGGAACGGGGCTGGGCTTGGCGATGTGCAAGAAGATCGTCGAGCATCACGGCGGACACGTCTGGATCGACACGTCGTACACCGACGGCACCCGCTTTGAGTTCACCCTGCCGGTTGCGGACTCCATTGTGAGGTCCGCCCCAGACCAATACGCCACCACAGAAGGAGCACACCAATGA
- a CDS encoding response regulator: protein MTAPGRAIDILLVEDDPGDELITREAFEHNKLKNRLHVAHDGEEGLNYLYQRGAYQHAPRPDLILLDLNLPKYDGRHLLQKIKSDPDLCRIPVVVLTTSSAEEDILRSYNLHANAYVTKPVDLDQFMTAVRQIDEFFLQVVRLPNG, encoded by the coding sequence ATGACAGCCCCCGGCCGTGCCATCGACATCTTGCTCGTCGAAGACGACCCCGGTGATGAGCTCATCACTCGAGAAGCGTTCGAGCACAACAAATTGAAGAACAGGCTGCATGTTGCCCACGATGGCGAGGAGGGGCTGAACTACCTCTACCAACGCGGCGCGTACCAGCATGCGCCCCGGCCGGATCTGATCCTGCTCGATCTGAATCTGCCGAAGTACGACGGGCGGCACCTGCTGCAGAAGATCAAGTCGGATCCCGACCTTTGTCGCATCCCGGTGGTAGTCCTCACCACGTCCTCGGCGGAGGAGGACATCCTGCGCAGTTACAACCTGCACGCCAACGCTTACGTCACCAAGCCGGTCGACCTCGACCAGTTCATGACGGCCGTCCGGCAGATCGACGAGTTCTTCCTGCAGGTCGTGCGGCTGCCCAACGGCTGA
- a CDS encoding SulP family inorganic anion transporter — MTTPVKNSDDVPDTGGQSIFANLRHDLPASLVVFLVALPLSLGIAIASGAPLVAGLIAAVVGGIVAGALGGSSVQVSGPAAGLTVVVAGLIDDVGWQMVCLMTLGAGILQIAFGLSRMARAALAIAPVVVHAMLAGIGITIALQQIHVLVGGTAHSSAWENLVALPEGLLNHELHEVIVGGTVIAILLLWTKLPPKVRMIPGALIAIIVAAALAKVTGLDVDRIDLQGSFFESLSLPDFTPDMPDGSPWTQHISAIVVGVFTIALIASVESLLCAVGVDKLHTGPRTDFNREMIGQGSANVLSGFLGGLPITGVIVRSSANVAAGGRTRMSAILHGVWVLLFASMFTNLVELIPKAALAGLLIVIGIQLVQLAHVQLAWRTGNFVIYVVTIVCVVFLNLLEGVAIGLAVAIVFLLFRVVQAPIEARPVGEENAKQWHIDIDGTLSFLLLPRLTGVFAKVPRGADVTLNLNADYIDHSISEAISDWKTSHELTGGSVTIKETHITMSDAHSSPPKRQFKPKSPATSPWISRRDNGNGNGETSVRHGVKEYHRNGVRILHHHVPDLIGSPNPDTVFLTCADSRILPDTITASKPGDLYIVRNVGNIVPVDASSRSVDAALDFAVNQLGASTVVVCGHSSCRAMQALLEGLAEDIDTPIGQWLAQANESLERFREGHPARASATSNGHNFSDVDQLAIVNVAVQVERLTGHEVLGPAVAAGDVQVLGMFFDFQTVHVHEVDANGLVESDEHVGQPS; from the coding sequence ATGACAACCCCTGTGAAGAACTCCGACGACGTCCCTGATACGGGTGGACAGTCGATTTTCGCCAACCTGCGGCACGACCTGCCCGCATCGCTGGTCGTTTTCCTGGTCGCGTTGCCGCTGTCGTTGGGTATTGCCATCGCCTCCGGTGCCCCGCTGGTCGCGGGCCTGATCGCCGCGGTCGTCGGCGGCATCGTCGCCGGCGCACTTGGCGGGTCCTCAGTGCAAGTCAGCGGGCCCGCCGCCGGCCTGACCGTGGTGGTGGCCGGACTGATTGATGACGTGGGCTGGCAGATGGTGTGTCTGATGACGCTGGGCGCCGGCATTCTGCAGATCGCGTTCGGTCTGAGCCGGATGGCTCGCGCCGCGCTGGCGATCGCGCCGGTGGTGGTGCACGCGATGCTGGCCGGCATCGGTATCACCATCGCTCTGCAGCAGATCCACGTCCTGGTGGGTGGTACGGCGCACAGTTCGGCTTGGGAAAACCTTGTCGCCCTTCCGGAGGGCCTGCTCAACCACGAACTGCACGAAGTGATCGTCGGCGGGACGGTCATCGCCATTCTGTTGCTGTGGACCAAGTTGCCACCCAAGGTGCGCATGATTCCCGGTGCGTTGATCGCCATCATCGTCGCGGCAGCGCTGGCAAAGGTCACCGGACTCGACGTCGATCGGATCGACCTGCAGGGCAGCTTTTTCGAGTCCCTCAGCCTGCCCGATTTCACCCCCGACATGCCAGACGGTAGTCCCTGGACACAGCACATCAGCGCCATTGTCGTGGGCGTGTTCACCATCGCCCTGATCGCCAGCGTCGAATCGCTGCTCTGCGCGGTCGGCGTCGACAAGCTGCACACCGGGCCGCGCACCGACTTCAACCGGGAAATGATCGGGCAAGGTAGCGCCAACGTGCTGTCCGGATTCCTCGGCGGGCTGCCTATCACCGGCGTGATCGTCCGGAGTTCGGCCAACGTCGCTGCCGGTGGGCGCACCCGGATGTCGGCCATCCTGCACGGTGTCTGGGTCCTGTTGTTCGCATCGATGTTCACCAACCTGGTGGAGCTCATCCCGAAGGCGGCGCTGGCCGGGCTACTCATCGTGATCGGTATCCAGCTCGTCCAACTGGCCCACGTCCAACTCGCTTGGCGCACCGGCAACTTCGTCATCTACGTCGTCACCATCGTGTGCGTGGTGTTCCTCAACCTGCTCGAGGGTGTGGCGATCGGCCTCGCGGTCGCGATCGTCTTCCTGCTCTTCCGGGTCGTCCAGGCGCCCATCGAGGCCCGGCCTGTTGGTGAAGAGAACGCCAAGCAGTGGCACATCGACATCGACGGCACCCTGAGCTTCCTGCTCCTGCCGCGACTGACCGGAGTGTTTGCGAAGGTCCCGCGAGGTGCCGATGTGACGTTGAACCTGAACGCGGACTACATCGATCACTCCATCTCCGAAGCGATCTCCGACTGGAAGACCAGCCACGAGTTGACCGGCGGATCGGTGACGATCAAAGAGACGCACATAACGATGTCCGACGCACACTCCAGTCCGCCCAAGCGTCAGTTCAAGCCGAAGTCGCCGGCAACTTCCCCCTGGATTTCGCGGCGCGACAACGGCAACGGCAACGGCGAAACGTCGGTTCGCCACGGCGTCAAGGAATATCACCGCAACGGCGTGCGAATACTGCATCACCATGTGCCCGACCTGATCGGTTCGCCGAACCCGGACACGGTGTTCCTGACCTGCGCCGACTCGCGGATCCTGCCGGACACCATCACCGCCAGCAAACCGGGTGACCTCTACATCGTCCGCAATGTGGGCAACATCGTGCCCGTCGACGCGTCCAGCCGCTCGGTCGACGCTGCGCTCGACTTCGCGGTCAATCAGCTTGGCGCGAGTACCGTTGTGGTCTGCGGACATTCGTCCTGCCGCGCGATGCAGGCACTGCTGGAGGGATTAGCCGAGGACATCGATACCCCGATAGGGCAATGGCTCGCGCAGGCGAACGAGAGTCTGGAACGATTCCGCGAGGGCCATCCAGCACGGGCCAGCGCCACCTCGAATGGCCACAACTTCAGCGACGTCGACCAGCTGGCGATCGTAAATGTGGCCGTCCAGGTGGAAAGGCTTACCGGCCACGAAGTTTTAGGCCCCGCAGTGGCGGCCGGCGACGTGCAAGTCCTGGGCATGTTCTTCGATTTCCAGACTGTGCACGTCCACGAGGTGGACGCGAACGGCCTGGTCGAGAGCGACGAACACGTGGGGCAGCCCTCGTAA
- a CDS encoding CoA transferase — protein MPNSNAAKPLDGFRVLDFTQNVAGPLAGQVLADLGAEVIKVEAPTGEAARHITSVLPGRPPLATYFLPNNRGKKSVSVDLTNDEGKQQILRLAETADVVLEGFRPGVMERLGLGPDALQARNPKLIYARLSAYGGNGPHGSRPGVDLMVAAEAGMSTGMPTPDGKPQIIPFQLVDNASGHVLAQAVLAALLNRERHGVADVVRVAMYDVAVSLQANQLTVHLNRPKNSKPKPAGPPKEKRRKSVGFATQPSDAFRAADGYLVISAYVPKHWAKLCEIIGRPDLLEDERFIDQRARALHYPELTEELEAALASKTAAEWVELLHEGGLMACLAHTWKEVVDTPLFAENELALEVGDPDPETGQRITLIRTPARYSSFDAAVTEPPPDLGEHNQLFLAKP, from the coding sequence ATGCCGAACAGCAACGCCGCCAAACCACTTGACGGGTTCCGCGTCCTCGATTTCACGCAGAACGTGGCCGGCCCGCTCGCCGGGCAGGTGTTGGCCGACCTGGGCGCCGAAGTGATCAAGGTCGAGGCCCCCACCGGCGAGGCGGCCCGGCACATCACCTCGGTGCTGCCCGGACGCCCACCGCTGGCAACGTATTTTCTGCCGAACAACCGGGGCAAGAAGTCGGTGTCGGTGGACCTGACCAACGACGAGGGCAAGCAGCAGATCCTGCGCCTGGCCGAGACCGCTGACGTGGTCCTGGAAGGGTTTCGCCCGGGCGTCATGGAACGGCTGGGCCTGGGGCCGGACGCCTTACAGGCGCGCAACCCCAAGCTGATCTACGCACGCCTGTCGGCGTACGGCGGCAACGGCCCGCACGGCAGCCGACCGGGCGTCGATCTGATGGTCGCGGCCGAGGCCGGAATGTCCACCGGCATGCCCACGCCGGACGGCAAACCGCAGATCATCCCGTTCCAGCTCGTCGACAACGCCAGTGGTCATGTGCTGGCTCAGGCGGTGCTGGCCGCGCTGCTCAACCGCGAGCGTCATGGCGTGGCCGACGTCGTCCGGGTTGCCATGTATGACGTCGCGGTGAGCCTGCAAGCCAATCAGCTGACCGTCCATCTCAACCGCCCCAAGAACAGCAAGCCAAAGCCCGCCGGCCCGCCAAAGGAGAAGCGGCGCAAGAGCGTCGGGTTTGCCACCCAGCCCTCGGACGCCTTCCGGGCGGCCGACGGTTATCTGGTGATCAGCGCGTACGTGCCCAAACATTGGGCCAAGCTGTGTGAAATCATCGGCCGCCCCGACCTTCTGGAGGACGAGCGCTTCATCGATCAGCGAGCCCGGGCGCTGCACTATCCGGAGTTGACCGAGGAGCTGGAGGCGGCCCTGGCCAGCAAGACCGCCGCCGAGTGGGTGGAACTGCTGCACGAAGGCGGGCTGATGGCCTGCCTGGCCCACACCTGGAAAGAGGTCGTCGACACGCCGCTGTTCGCCGAGAACGAGCTCGCGCTGGAAGTGGGCGACCCCGACCCCGAGACAGGGCAAAGAATCACCCTGATCCGCACTCCAGCCCGCTACTCCTCGTTCGACGCAGCGGTTACCGAGCCGCCGCCGGACCTCGGCGAACACAACCAATTGTTTCTAGCCAAACCCTGA
- a CDS encoding cation transporter: MPSPVELSADTCCHGHGHEHGHGDDWHRNALWARRLAWISLTMLLVEGVLGLWQGLSVGSIALTGWALGGFAEGLASAMVLWRFTGDRTVSATAERHAQRGVAVSFWLTAPYVAAESIHHLADAQRVETSVIGIVLTSVALVAMPMLGRANHKLGARLRSGATEGSGTQNYLCAAQAAGVLLTLALTALWSGGWWVDPAIGLAIACVAVWQGVRAWRGQDCC, translated from the coding sequence ATGCCGTCGCCCGTGGAGCTATCGGCTGACACCTGTTGCCATGGACATGGGCATGAACACGGGCATGGCGACGACTGGCACCGCAACGCACTGTGGGCGCGCCGGCTGGCGTGGATCAGCCTCACCATGCTCCTCGTCGAGGGGGTCTTGGGGCTGTGGCAAGGCCTGTCGGTCGGCTCCATCGCGTTGACCGGGTGGGCGCTGGGCGGCTTCGCCGAGGGGTTGGCCAGCGCCATGGTGTTGTGGCGCTTCACCGGCGACCGCACGGTGTCGGCGACCGCCGAGCGACACGCCCAACGCGGGGTCGCCGTGTCTTTCTGGCTGACCGCCCCGTACGTCGCCGCCGAATCGATCCATCATCTGGCTGACGCGCAACGCGTCGAGACGTCGGTGATCGGCATCGTGTTGACCTCCGTGGCGCTGGTCGCGATGCCGATGCTCGGCCGGGCCAACCACAAACTGGGCGCGCGACTGAGGTCGGGGGCAACCGAGGGCAGCGGCACCCAGAACTACCTTTGCGCGGCGCAGGCTGCGGGGGTCTTGCTCACTCTCGCGCTCACTGCGCTCTGGTCCGGCGGTTGGTGGGTAGATCCCGCGATCGGGTTGGCCATTGCGTGTGTCGCCGTATGGCAGGGTGTTCGAGCCTGGCGCGGCCAAGACTGCTGCTAG
- a CDS encoding PPE family protein, SVP subgroup — MDFGSYPPEINSARMYAGPGSGPMLVAAEAWAALAAGLQSAASSYQAAVSALTAGPWLGPSAASMSAAAASYVVWLRATAAQAEETSAQAKAAAAAYQTAFSATVPPPIVAANRTQLLTLIATNVFGINTQAIAATEAQYAEMWAQDAAAMYAYAASSASATTLTPFNPPPQTTDPSGLAEQAAAGQAGSLESSVQRALSAVPGALQSAATPAAAAEDPLVVLAVLADLSAIVFGVTAGIATLGLGVPAAVLGIVNFPVAIFGTMVGVHTDEILSDLEGVEPLATIEPEPDVKPLTAPVRNMPPGAVSSGSISANLGEAKGVGALSVPPTWTIATPAVRPVSYTLPALSDAAVKATAAPAPGAGSGSSLGEMALAGMAGGAMAGFLGPGVGLGGGKGAKKTAAPARARAAETAGGNVAAGENGEAPDDKPRAVVTGVAAELREFAKLRDEGILTDEEFTEQKNRLLGR; from the coding sequence ATGGATTTCGGGAGCTATCCGCCTGAGATCAATTCGGCCCGGATGTATGCCGGCCCTGGGTCGGGGCCGATGTTGGTCGCGGCCGAGGCGTGGGCTGCGCTCGCCGCCGGACTGCAGTCGGCCGCGAGTTCGTACCAAGCGGCGGTATCGGCATTGACCGCCGGTCCCTGGTTGGGGCCGTCGGCGGCGTCGATGAGCGCTGCGGCCGCGTCGTATGTGGTGTGGTTGCGAGCCACCGCCGCACAAGCCGAAGAAACCTCCGCCCAGGCAAAGGCCGCGGCCGCCGCCTACCAAACCGCGTTTTCGGCGACGGTTCCGCCGCCTATCGTGGCGGCCAACCGCACTCAGCTGTTGACCCTGATCGCCACCAATGTGTTCGGAATAAACACCCAGGCCATCGCGGCCACGGAGGCACAGTACGCGGAGATGTGGGCCCAGGACGCGGCGGCGATGTATGCCTACGCAGCCTCGTCAGCCTCGGCGACGACGTTGACGCCATTCAATCCACCCCCGCAGACCACCGACCCGAGCGGCTTGGCCGAGCAAGCCGCCGCTGGCCAGGCCGGCAGCCTGGAAAGCAGTGTCCAACGAGCGCTCTCCGCGGTGCCCGGCGCGCTGCAGAGCGCGGCGACCCCGGCAGCGGCGGCGGAGGACCCATTGGTGGTGCTGGCCGTGCTGGCCGATCTGTCCGCCATTGTCTTCGGCGTAACAGCGGGCATCGCTACCTTGGGTCTCGGCGTGCCCGCCGCTGTGCTCGGGATCGTGAACTTTCCGGTGGCCATCTTCGGCACCATGGTGGGTGTTCACACCGACGAGATCCTCAGCGACTTGGAGGGCGTGGAACCCCTCGCGACCATTGAGCCGGAACCGGACGTTAAGCCGCTTACGGCGCCGGTGCGCAACATGCCGCCGGGGGCGGTGTCGTCAGGGAGTATCTCGGCCAATCTGGGTGAAGCGAAGGGAGTTGGGGCGTTATCCGTGCCACCGACGTGGACCATCGCCACTCCAGCGGTCCGCCCCGTCTCGTACACGCTGCCGGCGTTGAGTGATGCTGCAGTCAAGGCCACCGCCGCGCCAGCGCCGGGAGCCGGTTCGGGCAGCTCGCTCGGTGAGATGGCACTCGCGGGCATGGCCGGGGGCGCCATGGCCGGATTCCTCGGCCCCGGCGTGGGCTTGGGCGGCGGCAAGGGGGCGAAGAAAACAGCGGCGCCCGCTCGCGCCAGAGCCGCCGAGACCGCCGGTGGCAATGTGGCTGCTGGCGAGAACGGCGAGGCGCCCGACGACAAGCCTCGGGCTGTGGTCACCGGAGTCGCGGCTGAGCTACGTGAATTCGCCAAGCTCCGCGACGAGGGGATTTTGACCGACGAGGAATTCACCGAGCAGAAGAACCGCCTGCTCGGTCGCTGA
- a CDS encoding PPE family protein, which yields MDFGIYPPEINSGRMYTGPGAGPMLAAAQAWDSLADELHITISGYQSTVSELTEGAWSGPSAAAMRTAAESYVEWLSATAARAEQTAAQAWTAVAAYEAAFAATVPPPEIAANRSLLAALVATNFLGQNTPAIAATEALYAEMWAQDSLAMYNYAASSAVATVLTPFASPHQNTDPAGTAGQAAAISQIGTFAGAAQDAMSVVPQALSAMAVPAEFEQLELLLVLVGLLFLSPIDALALVALVPADVLGSFGDFPLAIFTTVSGAEDDEALSGLDGTELFPGTGSAPVEPFVAPLLGTPSSGLPAPTTSALFGGANAVGRLTVPPSWTRIADGEPEIRPTALTAPLPSTDAAAAPEAELGQANTLNETATAAMAAQALAGPPAAANTEANARPAWFTGRTEDTPTDDVEAVPAPRTVMTGVAAAIRQLAEQRAAGLLSEQDYTEQKKMLLEISFGA from the coding sequence GTGGATTTCGGGATCTATCCGCCGGAGATCAACTCCGGTCGGATGTACACCGGTCCGGGAGCGGGGCCGATGCTGGCCGCTGCGCAGGCCTGGGACAGCTTGGCCGACGAGCTGCACATAACAATCTCCGGATATCAGTCCACGGTGTCCGAACTCACCGAAGGGGCTTGGTCGGGTCCGTCGGCCGCGGCGATGCGCACAGCGGCCGAGTCGTATGTGGAATGGCTGAGCGCCACCGCTGCGCGGGCTGAGCAGACCGCCGCCCAAGCATGGACAGCGGTCGCCGCCTACGAGGCGGCGTTCGCGGCCACGGTGCCGCCACCGGAGATCGCCGCCAACCGCAGCCTGCTGGCGGCGCTGGTGGCGACTAATTTTTTGGGACAGAACACGCCAGCCATCGCGGCCACCGAGGCGCTTTACGCCGAGATGTGGGCGCAGGACAGCCTGGCGATGTACAACTACGCAGCTTCGTCAGCAGTCGCGACCGTGCTGACTCCGTTTGCCTCTCCGCACCAGAACACCGACCCGGCCGGGACGGCCGGCCAAGCAGCCGCGATCAGCCAGATCGGCACCTTTGCCGGCGCTGCGCAAGATGCGATGTCGGTTGTGCCGCAGGCGTTGTCCGCAATGGCGGTACCGGCTGAGTTCGAGCAGCTTGAACTCCTGCTGGTCCTGGTCGGGCTTCTTTTCCTTTCGCCAATCGACGCACTGGCCCTTGTGGCGCTAGTGCCGGCAGACGTGCTCGGCTCATTCGGGGACTTTCCTCTCGCCATATTCACCACGGTTTCGGGTGCCGAGGACGATGAGGCTCTCAGCGGCCTGGACGGGACGGAACTCTTTCCGGGTACCGGATCGGCACCTGTGGAGCCGTTTGTGGCTCCCCTTCTGGGGACACCTTCCAGCGGGCTTCCGGCACCGACGACGTCAGCGCTCTTCGGTGGGGCGAACGCGGTCGGAAGGTTGACGGTGCCGCCGAGCTGGACTCGAATCGCTGATGGCGAGCCCGAGATCCGCCCGACCGCGCTGACCGCACCGCTGCCGAGCACGGACGCGGCGGCGGCGCCGGAAGCTGAGTTGGGCCAGGCGAACACATTGAACGAGACGGCGACTGCCGCCATGGCCGCACAGGCGCTGGCCGGCCCGCCGGCCGCCGCGAACACGGAGGCGAACGCCAGGCCGGCGTGGTTCACCGGTCGCACCGAGGACACACCAACCGACGACGTCGAGGCCGTACCCGCGCCGCGGACCGTCATGACCGGCGTCGCCGCCGCGATCCGCCAGCTCGCCGAACAGCGCGCCGCCGGACTGCTTAGTGAACAGGACTACACCGAGCAGAAGAAAATGCTGCTCGAAATCTCGTTCGGCGCGTAG